One genomic window of Cottoperca gobio chromosome 10, fCotGob3.1, whole genome shotgun sequence includes the following:
- the LOC115014504 gene encoding protein FAM53C-like has protein sequence MVTLITEQLRKQSLEEPYYKAFSFNVNVSLPAVGSSPTVSWSACRSSQENHTATHPSSKANRLDDSCALDSPWPRSQSGELLQRPEVSFTNNAVQSSTPPPPQKRHCRSLSVPEDLSRCRSTWHPRASKVWTPVKRGCQCGGASSSSSGASSLPLCGPSSSFPSSSLHSSSSPTFFSLSLSSDSPLPWSFSWDPCDKLKGACSASFATPSSCSSSPAPLVSHSMLQRRFSLSPVHIQDASVVLLPPQPSPASALTYGCSGMEHPALSPSPTSACSTPSYSRRNLHPALPRCHSQPCDMRKPRLKRRHDPDILPCPRPGLDFSKMTQIGNHKSLVCGTGGCIPPASSQVEQRSAFSSAEYLGRASIGPLSESEEEEDERTRTAIDEGPKIVFERDCTELDLNLIEEN, from the exons ATGGTGACGCTTATTACAGAGCAGCTCCGTAAGCAGAGTTTGGAAGAGCCTTATTACAAGGCTTTCTCAtttaatgtaaatgtg tcaTTACCTGCAGTGGGATCCAGTCCCACTGTCTCATGGAGTGCTTGTAGGTCATCACAAG AAAACCACACCGCTACACACCCATCATCCAAAGCCAACCGTCTGGATGATTCCTGTGCACTAGACTCCCCATGGCCTCGTTCTCAATCTGGAGAACTTCTCCAGAGACCAGAGGTTTCTTTTACAAACAATGCTGTCCAAAGCTCAACTCCTCCACCACCTCAAAAACGCCACTGCCGGTCCCTCTCTGTTCCAGAGGACCTGTCTCGGTGTCGCTCCACCTGGCATCCTAGAGCATCCAAGGTTTGGACCCCAGTTAAACGTGGCTGCCAATGTGGAGGAGCATCTAGCTCAAGCTCTGGAGCCAGCTCGTTGCCACTTTGTGGTCCCAGTTCCtctttcccctcttcctccctacACTCATCTTCTAGCCCAACCTTCTTTAGCTTATCACTGTCCTCTGACTCTCCACTACCATGGAGCTTCTCATGGGACCCCTGTGACAAACTGAAAGGAGCTTGTTCTGCCTCCTTTGCTACGccttcctcctgctcttcctcacCAGCCCCCCTGGTTTCTCATTCAATGCTGCAGCGCCGCTTCTCCCTCTCACCTGTGCATATTCAGGATGCCTCCGTGGTGCTCCTACCCCCCCAGCCCTCTCCTGCTTCTGCTCTGACATATGGATGTTCTGGCATGGAACACCCAGCCCTGTCTCCATCTCCCACTTCAGCCTGCAGCACACCATCCTACTCTCGGCGCAACCTACACCCAGCTCTGCCGCGATGCCACTCGCAGCCCTGTGACATGCGCAAACCTCGCTTGAAGAGGCGGCATGACCCAGATATTCTGCCCTGCCCCAGGCCAGGACTTGACTTCAGCAAAATGACACAG ATTGGTAATCACAAGAGCCTAGTGTGTGGTACAGGTGGCTGTATACCTCCAGCATCTTCCCAGGTAGAGCAGCGCTCAGCCTTCTCCTCTGCAGAGTATCTGGGACGAGCCAGCATTGGGCCACTAAGtgaaagtgaagaagaggaggatgaacgaACAAGGACTGCAATAGATGAAGGGCCAAagattgtttttgaaagagactGCACAGAACTTGACTTGAACCTTATAGAAGAGAACTGA